The following are encoded together in the Bacillus sp. V2I10 genome:
- the rlmN gene encoding 23S rRNA (adenine(2503)-C(2))-methyltransferase RlmN, which yields MEEVKRTKKTVIKDQVKPSIYSLELGELQEWLTEKGEKPFRAAQIFDWLYIKRAASFEEMSNLSKALRTKLDEHFVLTTLKTIIQQTSNDGTMKFLFELQDGYSIETVLMRHEYGNSVCVTTQVGCRIGCTFCASTLGGLKRNLEAGEIVAQVVKVQKALDELGERVSHVVIMGIGEPFDNYDEMMGFLKIINHDDGLNIGARHITVSTSGIIPKIYKFADEHLQINFAVSLHAPNTELRSRLMPINKAYKLPELMEAIEYYVNKTGRRVSFEYGLFGGVNDQVEHAEELAKLIKHLKCHVNLIPVNYVPERDYVRTPREQIDLFEKTLKKRGINVTTRREQGHDIDAACGQLRAKERKEETR from the coding sequence ATGGAAGAAGTAAAACGAACTAAAAAAACAGTCATCAAAGATCAAGTAAAACCTTCCATTTATTCTCTTGAACTCGGAGAATTGCAAGAGTGGTTAACAGAGAAAGGCGAAAAGCCGTTCAGGGCTGCACAAATTTTTGACTGGCTTTATATAAAAAGGGCAGCCTCTTTTGAAGAAATGTCAAATCTATCCAAAGCGCTGAGAACCAAGCTTGATGAACATTTTGTATTAACTACACTTAAGACTATTATTCAGCAAACTTCAAATGACGGCACAATGAAGTTTTTATTTGAACTTCAAGATGGTTATTCAATTGAAACAGTTCTGATGCGCCATGAATATGGAAATTCCGTTTGTGTCACAACACAAGTCGGCTGCCGGATTGGCTGTACGTTCTGTGCATCTACACTTGGCGGATTAAAACGCAACTTAGAAGCAGGAGAAATCGTTGCTCAGGTCGTAAAAGTACAGAAGGCACTTGATGAGCTGGGAGAACGTGTGAGTCATGTGGTCATCATGGGAATTGGCGAACCATTTGACAATTATGATGAAATGATGGGCTTCCTTAAAATCATTAATCATGATGATGGATTAAATATTGGAGCCCGCCATATTACTGTTTCAACGAGCGGAATCATTCCAAAAATCTATAAATTTGCAGATGAACATCTGCAAATTAACTTTGCCGTTTCTCTGCATGCACCAAACACGGAGCTGAGAAGCCGTTTAATGCCAATCAACAAGGCGTATAAGCTTCCTGAGCTTATGGAAGCCATTGAGTATTATGTGAATAAAACAGGCCGCCGTGTGAGCTTTGAATATGGTTTATTCGGCGGAGTAAATGATCAGGTAGAGCACGCTGAAGAGCTCGCGAAGCTTATTAAGCATCTCAAATGTCATGTGAACTTAATTCCGGTCAACTATGTGCCTGAACGAGACTATGTCAGAACTCCAAGAGAACAGATTGATCTGTTTGAAAAGACATTGAAAAAACGCGGCATAAATGTAACGACCAGACGAGAGCAGGGACACGACATTGATGCAGCATGCGGTCAGCTTAGAGCGAAGGAGCGCAAAGAAGAGACGAGGTGA
- a CDS encoding Stp1/IreP family PP2C-type Ser/Thr phosphatase: METVIVTDRGKVRQHNEDSVGVFKNEDGDVLAVVADGMGGHLAGDVASQMTIAILKEMWESASRISSPDLAVNWLKEHIEKVNSILLEHALTHPDCKGMGTTVVAAICTGSFATIGHIGDSRGYLCNTDGFKQITEDHSLVNELVRSGQISKEDAEHHPRKNVLVRALGTEEHVELDLTSICLEESDILLLCSDGLSNKVGESEMKQTLTSLGSLNEIALSLVNQANDNGGEDNISLVIVKQPSEIKEGDQTC, encoded by the coding sequence ATGGAAACCGTTATTGTAACAGACAGGGGAAAAGTAAGGCAGCATAATGAAGACAGTGTTGGCGTCTTTAAAAATGAAGACGGAGATGTGCTGGCAGTTGTTGCAGATGGTATGGGAGGTCACTTAGCAGGGGATGTTGCAAGTCAAATGACGATTGCAATTCTGAAAGAAATGTGGGAATCAGCTTCCCGCATTTCTTCTCCTGACCTTGCTGTAAATTGGCTTAAAGAGCATATCGAAAAAGTTAACTCTATTTTACTTGAACATGCATTGACGCATCCCGATTGCAAAGGCATGGGTACAACGGTTGTTGCAGCTATATGTACCGGAAGCTTTGCTACAATCGGCCATATCGGCGACAGCCGGGGATATTTATGCAATACTGACGGTTTTAAACAAATTACAGAGGATCATTCCCTTGTAAATGAACTCGTGCGTTCAGGACAGATTTCAAAGGAAGATGCAGAACATCATCCGCGAAAAAATGTTCTTGTCAGGGCTTTAGGTACTGAAGAACACGTTGAACTTGATCTAACATCCATTTGTCTGGAGGAATCTGATATCCTGCTTTTATGTTCAGATGGACTATCCAACAAAGTTGGCGAGAGTGAAATGAAGCAGACATTAACTTCGCTCGGGTCACTTAACGAGATTGCATTGTCTTTGGTCAATCAGGCAAATGATAATGGGGGAGAGGATAATATTTCACTCGTCATCGTCAAACAGCCGTCTGAAATCAAAGAGGGTGATCAGACGTGTTAA